In the Brevinematia bacterium genome, one interval contains:
- the hisH gene encoding imidazole glycerol phosphate synthase subunit HisH: MVGVIDYGAGNIRSMVNAILRVGRKFGVEVVVSSDVDTLKHSEKLILPGVGAFADVMANLRRNNLDVFIKDWIASGRKFMGVCVGLQVLFEVGYEGERVDGLGIFRGEVVRFSKAEPIPHIGWNQINVVNENLFFSKEDSGKYFYFVHSYYAVVDTPEIVSTTTEYKGEVFVSSIFCENLFAVQFHPEKSHLNGEEVIRKFLVDF, translated from the coding sequence ATGGTAGGTGTTATTGACTATGGAGCAGGAAACATCAGAAGTATGGTTAATGCAATTTTGAGGGTTGGTAGGAAGTTTGGAGTTGAGGTGGTTGTTTCTTCCGATGTGGATACTTTGAAACACTCTGAAAAGCTTATTCTTCCGGGAGTGGGGGCTTTTGCAGATGTAATGGCAAACCTTAGGAGGAATAACCTTGATGTGTTTATAAAGGATTGGATAGCAAGTGGTAGAAAGTTTATGGGTGTATGTGTAGGGCTTCAAGTTCTTTTTGAGGTTGGGTATGAGGGAGAGAGGGTTGATGGGCTTGGAATATTTAGGGGAGAGGTGGTCAGATTTTCAAAAGCAGAACCCATTCCTCATATCGGTTGGAACCAGATCAATGTTGTTAATGAAAACCTTTTCTTTTCAAAAGAGGATAGTGGAAAATACTTCTATTTTGTGCATTCGTATTATGCAGTTGTGGATACTCCGGAGATAGTGAGCACTACTACTGAATATAAAGGTGAGGTCTTCGTCTCTTCAATCTTTTGCGAAAATTTGTTTGCTGTCCAGTTTCATCCAGAAAAGAGTCATCTTAACGGAGAAGAAGTTATTAGAAAGTTTTTAGTAGATTTTTAG